From Corticium candelabrum chromosome 13, ooCorCand1.1, whole genome shotgun sequence, a single genomic window includes:
- the LOC134189060 gene encoding uncharacterized protein LOC134189060: MGGGPVWSHNSVVLCWSECMSSLQCQHQIEPKDRYTTSNNRADIVVFDSTCGGNVELDVALAHPWSQDILRSAATTDGAAARRREDIKHSKYSQEQLPGGYTPTLIPLVFEHFGGWGEEASTFLNKLSKLYRDEEGKNNPSDFKTHWRRRLSVQLQRCNASVLARKMIRVTYGQNTDQSLDVVQLSIQ, encoded by the coding sequence atgggtggaggcccagtttggtctcacaattctgttgttttgtgctggtctgaatgcatgagcagtctacaatgccagcatcaaattgaaccaaaagatagatatacaacatccaacaatagagcagacattgttgtgtttgactcaacatgtgggggaaatgtcgagcttgatgtggcccttgctcacccctggagccaggacattctgcgaagtgcagcaactacggatggagctgcagcaagaagaagagaagacatcaaacatagcaaatattctcaagagcagttgcctggagggtacactcctacccttattccactagttttcgagcactttggtgggtggggagaagaagcatcaacgttcctcaataaactttccaaactatatagagatgaagaaggaaaaaacaatccctcagattttaaaacacattggagaagacgcttgtcagtacaacttcagcgttgcaatgcctcggtgttggctagaaagatgatcagagtaacatatggacagaatactgaccagagtttagatgttgttcaactttcaattcagtaa
- the LOC134188926 gene encoding dihydroxy-acid dehydratase-like — protein sequence MAKPQTGGVSVSSLKTNSRKLTGDPDDERHWVKMAGTRSHLRAAGFTDDDFHKPIITIACPYSNALPCNDKFRYLADIIMDEVEKRGGKGFVCHPPVVSDGETMGTYGMKYSLVSREWIADCVEIMHQAYSADAVIAVGGCDKTVPGVLMPVARLDAIATFVYGGARLPGENGLDTSNVKEAIGAYGAGLIDLEELHRIEKCSAAGSGTCSGMFTANTMASLAEALGMAVPGTAATPAVNEQNAVTATKEDECRQAVERLFELLGQKTSSRMIMTRKAFENALTVFYALGGSTNAVLHLLALAHEAQVDLTISDFNKIGERIPIITNLVPHGKYRMVKLGTVGGLPVVMKELLDNGLLYGDCLTVSGKTLAENLESVPLLGELGEQDVVFPVSAPVAPPCRHVLILQGSLAPQSAVVKLCGKHFEKPFIGPAVVFDEETEAYKSIMSSSIKPGDVIVIRYQGPKGSPGMPEMLSPGAALVGAGLGSSVALVTDGRFSGASRGIMVGHVTPEAQEGGPISVVRNGDKVKIDTAANELSLELEQTEIDRRLAKWKPKERRLRGLLAKYARLVSSSHTGATTY from the exons GCTGGCACTAGGAGTCACCTCCGAGCGGCCGGATTTACTGACGATGACTTTCACAAGCCCATCATTACCATTGCTTGTCCTTACAGCAATGCTCTACcttgcaatgacaaatttcG CTATTTGGCAGATATCATCATGGATGAAGTGGAGAAGAGAGGAG GGAAAGGATTTGTATGTCATCCACCTGTTGTCAGTGATGGTGAAACTATG GGAACGTATGGCATGAAATATTCTCTTGTGTCACGTGAATGGATAGCAGACTGTGTGGAGATCATGCACCAAGCATATTCTGCT GATGCTGTAATTGCTGTAGGTGGCTGTGACAAAACTG TCCCAGGTGTACTAATGCCTGTAGCAAGACTGGATGCT ATAGCAACGTTTGTGTATGGAGGAGCACGACTTCCGGGAGAAAATGGATTGGACACTTCTAATGTCAAAGAA GCAATAGGAGCTTATGGTGCTGGTCTAATTGACTTGGAAGAGCTGCATAGAATTGAGAAGTGCTCGGCTGCTGGTTCTGGGACTTGCA GTGGCATGTTTACTGCAAACACTATGGCATCCTTAGCCGAAGCTCTCGGCATGGCAGTTCCTG GTACAGCAGCCACACCTGCAGTCAATGAGCAGAATGCG GTCACGGCAACTAAAGAGGACGAATGCAGGCAAGCTGTTGAGCGACTGTTTGAGCTCTTAGGACAGAAAACGTCGTCTCGAATGATAATGACAAGGAAA GCATTCGAGAATGCTCTCACTGTTTTCTACGCACTCGGTGGCTCAACGAACGCCGTCCTACATCTTCTTGCTCTCGCACACGA GGCTCAGGTAGATCTCACCATATCCGACTTCAATAAAATCGGCGAACGAATCCCCATCATTACCAACCTGGTCCCTCATGGGAAG TATCGAATGGTCAAGTTGGGTACAGTCGGTGGCCTTCCA GTGGTGATGAAGGAATTGCTTGATAATGGCCTTCTGTATGGTGACTGTTTGACGGTGTCTGGTAAAACTTTGGCTGAGAACTTGGAGTCGGTGCCGCTGTTGGGTGAGCTTGGAGAGCAG GATGTTGTATTTCCTGTGTCTGCTCCTGTGGCTCCACCTTGCAGACATGTGCTCATCTTGCAG GGAAGTCTTGCTCCACAAAGTGCTGTCGTGAAGCTGTGCGGCAAGCATTTCGAAAAGCCATTCATCGGGCCG GCCGTAGTATTCGATGAAGAGACAGAAGCGTACAAATCAATTATGTCCAGCTCT ATAAAACCGGGAGATGTTATTGTTATTCGCTATCAAGGACCGAAGGGAAG TCCTGGAATGCCGGAAATGCTGAGTCCCGGTGCGGCATTAGTCGGAGCAGGATTGGGGTCGTCTGTTGCTCTAGTGACTGATGGACGCTTCAGTGGGGCTTCACGAG GAATTAtggttggtcacgtgactccAGAGGCACAAGAAGGCGGTCCGATTTCTGTGGTGAGAAATGGTGATAAGGTGAAGATTGACACTGCTGCCAATGAGTTGTCTCTG GAATTAGAGCAAACCGAGATTGATCGGCGACTGGCTAAGTGGAAACCAAAAGAGCGACGACTGCGTGGGTTACTGGCAAAGTATGCTCGTCTCGTTTCGAGTTCTCACACTGGAGCAACAACGTATTGA
- the LOC134188927 gene encoding uncharacterized protein LOC134188927, protein MKMMLYCSLLVFLYVVLSTGQTGVNPGSTINRDASRVVTNMDLSGGGFYAGLDLRRRRRAAVQECTPILSSCPQFGSTAYYSLESDCNNIKGVVMEMTDILHEIRDVQGEADDNEQILCDSSSATQAQLDAVQTKNNDHHKEFSCMVEEMQLRRDAQFATANDINLPHTHKTKRSAPLYESTIPIKELQGHVSTYDDDYGKHKTSMNDMCSGADTDFYKDLWDGPYDHDKPDGQTSGEYYLERSALIKQQSNIQIKLYGLRSETSLIKLFDQDIVTAAELKVAVNSSETALVETKLFCKCCAGINI, encoded by the exons ATGAAAATGATGCTCTACTGTTCACTTCTGGTTTTCCTCTATGTCGTTCTATCCACAG GACAAACTGGTGTTAACCCTGGTTCAACAATCAACCGTGATGCATCACGTGTAGTCACTAATATGGATCTGAGTGGCGGTGGGTTCTATGCTGGGCTGGATCTACGCCGACGTCGTCGTGCAGCAGTTCAAGAGTGTACACCTATACTATCGTCTTGTCCACAGTTTGGGTCAACAGCCTACTATTCGCTCGAGTCAGACTGTAACAACATTAAGGGAGTTGTGATGGAGATGACTGACATATTGCATGAAATAAGGGACGTGCAAGGTGAAGCTGATGACAATGAACAG ATTCTCTGTGACAGCAGCAGCGCCACTCAAGCACAGCTGGATGCAGtacaaacaaagaacaacGATCACCACAAAGAGTTCAGCTGCATGGTCGAAGAAATGCAACTAAGAAGAGACGCGCAGTTCGCAACAGCAAATGATATCAATCTACCACACACCCACAAAACAAAACGGTCAGCCCCACTATACGAGAGCACAATACCAATCAAAGAATTACAAGGAC ATGTGTCCACCTACGATGACGATTACGGAAAACACAAAACCAGCATGAACGACATGTGTTCAGGCGCAGACACGGATTTCTACAAAGACCTCTGGGATGGCCCGTACGACCATGACAAaccagacggacagacatcgGGTGAATACTACCTCGAAAGATCGGCACTCatcaaacaacaaagcaaTATACAAATCAAGCTGTACGGACTGCGATCCGAAACAAGCCTCATTAAACTATTTGACCAAGACATTGTTACGGCTGCCGAGCTAAAGGTGGCCGTCAATTCGTCCGAGACAGCTCTCGTAGAAACCAAACTCTTTTGTAAATGCTGTGCTGGAATTAACATTTGA
- the LOC134188925 gene encoding uncharacterized protein LOC134188925, giving the protein MVFSHLLYLRVVLVVLVSSYRNLALHGNLQSGTCIVHDSVSVCRTKRWTSLLVLCACTLPGDGNPVSVNNLRRLLDLAGVSDDIINKFLPSDLQHLTVAEIINSTLANNLFNDVPKTFTIPSFAFADGQLNFTGGTVTMLCKPSRDCQAELAGTVTVGSITKLRLSFTMHTDGTWSASTDLEGGPYSFGDISVVETFINTELPSWLESTASVLTLWKITELEVHLSREKGAVISSENSLYLSTAKIVITLDRWDVISDVLTIHDVRLEVDYLNPKSPTATENTQSLSGSLEGHANLAGLQASTKASYPVGPAEIVFFYNKTLDFAIFSIGQAKLVLNPPIGGATSLQWKLTADWAFGPDGGESNFDILITKVESTSAIKVEVTQKANDEHPLSVNTIFGSFIPGLKIPVLGTFGLNGAHFVAQFFALVDDSPDPRYPTYLIEGEPTFSPNAKIQVIIGKTDPPESKNGVAVIMCTSSEFKLSDIHSKLSVLDFIPVKNLAFGYVHNKFDFEPYEACSDNVKFIDSLKLPKFQSILGGGSRRKRRNVVGGDDIEQEVDGKHSILEKIDNLAKKVKLTPGVLLSTIDSPTGTVRDLLSKMLGMAGVEISTTLPTFLGELLDLKLEKFQVSFGDSSPCKDSFTTFTLKECVDAIIVEFSLPQLTLISGKLAIKDFETDLLLKLPFDSAKRTRFGYVAGSVVLGSGADEIVVSTHVPIPVTSNKIVINATNFSIPKFLRNILNIFLPAAWQLPSLPATDSILANLLIDQVVIYFDADDKVERVDVTVSVSMGKISDLIHITNAVAIVSVKEITSSHAKWSLEVKGEWKLSIASTCSASLKFQDPDFILTLTCDSISVQQFIDTVVPISVSLPSRISGFTVYDPTASAAIGTDDDLLLGFSGDPGGTGLSIKLMLGKESGSWKFAVGAFYGPATKPSDVDSALSFIDSSPTSSLALIYSTGDFQLSPFDWNGVTELPTGLELLALMRAQDLGGFIGKWMKDLGIDILFVRGIIPEHISGLIIQAGIEGHIKLLNDVYLQSLYIEVQITPPTFWLVGTVQIKIHDDTLYLTGGIGVGVAGLTFYFRMTGIWHNPLGLRNVAISNVALELGLTPAGIPFSIGFEGTLQIKDLTGSAAVYYNVEKPEEILLSFSMNHLTIGDIIGLFLGKTSLPKEIADCGFPQGFSAYFCTGDVRFAGKTFTPGISFNGTFEVPFLGIKAAAEVQVDIPRLFYAHLSLDKIDWGFLLIQRSFSGEGATVGPLLLIDIRPFNGKFLVYAEAAIKVLGISAYGRINMTISSLSFEITGNLWNVFEAHLELEAGWPSNKQVTVGDPCETDKPESEHQEPSLGAQGVSAASTDVPSVPKETISDREWQAHLDSTLVSHVDCHDVTNANYSHVSTVRSRLGQSANISVPSLKFVDGDEKLYLHSGIHDSRHVRSALYAPVLSASAKHRRLLLRRRWLRVSTKSGSFTAFSQSTRVTRDLDIYYPRSKRSDTCGGDKYHAGTPASDQPGFRVSGYFKNDLFKRIREVATKIIDDAVNFVSNGLKHAQEGVQSAIESVKSLDNSIKYHQDQIWCWKKYCSNAKWPSKIWKCASAGLHIAFHGLAIAGIELAKVIAIGVLEVANAILAGLDFAFKVTGEILKAIINGVFGLIDIRKGEFEFALTSNVKRFYVEFEIHFISWTLNPRLEINFNSIWDAVKSIGSSIGNIIKSLIVEM; this is encoded by the exons atggttTTTAGTCATTTGCTTTACCTAAGGGTCGTCTTAGTCGTTTTGGTGTCGTCTTACAGAAATTTGGCACTCCACGGGAATTTGCAAAgcggaacgtgcattgtccatgacagcgtgtctgtttgtcggacgaagcgatGGACCT CTTTACTAGTTCTTTGTGCTTGCACACTGCCTGGCGATGGCAACCCCGTTTCAGTCAACAATTTGCGACGTCTTCTGGACCTCGCTGGAGTATCTGATGATATAATCAACAAATTTCTTCCCAGTGATCTACAGCATCTTACGGTGGCT gaAATTATCAATAGTACGTTAGCTAACAATTTATTCAATGATGTACCGAAAACTTTTACTATCCCGAGCTTCGCATTTGCTGATGGCCAACTGAACTTCACTGGTGGAACGGTAACTATGCTGTGCAAGCCATCAAGAGATTGCCAAGCTGAGCTAGCGGGAACCGTGACAGTGGGATCGATTACAAAATTAAG GCTGTCGTTTACGATGCACACGGATGGAACATGGTCTGCGTCTACTGACCTGGAGGGAGGACCGTATTCATTCGGTGATATTAGTGTCGTGGAGACCTTCATCAACACTGAGCTGCCTTCATGGCTAGAATCTACGGCATCAGTGCTTACTTTGTGGAAGATCACCGAATTGGAAGTGCACT TGAGTCGTGAAAAAGGCGCTGTCATATCGTCAGAGAATTCTCTGTATCTCTCAACTGCAAAAATCGTGATCACACTTGATAGATGGGATGTCATCTCCGATGTCCTCACAATTCATGACGTTCGACTCGAAGTCGACTACCTCAATCCAAAGTCGCCGACGGCAACCGAGAACACGCAGTCGCTCAGTGGAAGTCTCGAAGGGCATGCCAATTTGGCTGGCCTGCAGGCTTCAACTAAAGCTTCGTATCCCGTGGGCCCGGCCGAAATCGTCTTCTTTTATAACAAAACGCTGGACTTTGCCATCTTCAGTATCGGCCAGGCAAAACTCGTTTTGAATCCGCCAATTGGTGGAGCAACTTCGCTGCAGTGGAAGTTGACCGCTGACTGGGCATTTGGACCGGATGGAGGAGAAAGTAATTTTGATATCTTGATTACTAAAGTTGAGTCG ACGTCTGCTATTAAGGTGGAAGTTACTCAGAAGGCGAACGATGAACATCCGCTGTCTGTTAATACGATCTTTGGTAGCTTTATTCCTGGACTTAAAATACCAG TACTCGGAACTTTTGGTCTCAACGGAGCCCACTTCGTTGCACAATTCTTCGCACTAGTCGATGATAGTCCAGACCCACGATACCCAACTTACCTCATCGAAGGAGAACCAACCTTCAGCCCAAATGCAAAAATCCAA GTCATCATTGGAAAGACGGACCCTCCAGAGTCTAAAAATGGTGTTGCAGTGATCATGTGCACGTCGTCTGAGTTCAAGCTCTCAGACATTCACTCTAAACTGAGCGTATTGGACTTCATTCCTGTGAAAAATTTGGCCTTTGGTTATGTCCACAACAAGTTTGACTTTGAGCCTTATGAGGCGTGTTCAGACAACGTCAAGTTCATTGACT CATTAAAACTGCCAAAGTTCCAGTCTATACTCGGTGGTGGTAGTCGACGAAAAAGACGGAACGTTGTCGGTGGCGACGACATCGAACAGGAAGTTGATGGCAAGCACAGCATCCTAGAAAAAATCGACAATTTAGCGAAAAAAGTCAAACTAACACCCGGCGTTCTACTGAGCACAATCGA TTCACCAACAGGGACGGTGCGTGACCTCCTGTCGAAGATGCTGGGCATGGCTGGCGTCGAAATCAGCACAACGTTGCCGACATTTCTCGGCGAGCTACTCGACTTGAAGCTGGAAAAATTCCAAGTCTCGTTCGGCGACTCCAGTCCATGCAAAGACTCGTTCACAACGTTCACTCTAAAGGAGTGTGTGGATGCGATAATTGTCGAGTTTTCGTTGCCACA GTTGACTTTGATTTCTGGGAAACTCGCTATCAAGGACTTTGAGACGGATCTTCTTCTGAAGCTGCCGTTTGACTCCGCCAAGCGAACGCGGTTTGGTTATGTGGCGG GCTCCGTCGTACTCGGATCTGGTGCAGATGAGATTGTTGTATCAACTCATGTTCCAATTCCCGTGACGAGCAATAAAATTGTAATCAACGCAACCAACTTCTCTATTCCAAAGTTTCTAAGGAACATACTCAACATCTTCCTTCCGGCAGCATGGCAACTACCGTCACTACCTGCCACAGACA GCATATTGGCTAACTTGCTTATTGACCAAGTTGTGATCTACTTTGATGCGGATGATAAAGTTGAGCGTGTTGATGTGACTGTTTCTGTGAGCATGGGCAAGATATCAGATCTTATACACATAACTAATGCCGTGGCAATCGTCAG TGTGAAAGAAATAACGTCAAGCCATGCCAAATGGTCATTGGAAGTGAAGGGCGAATGGAAACTCAGTATCGCTTCCACATGCTCAGCGTCTCTAAAGTTTCAGGATCCAGACTTTATTCTCACTCTCACTTGTGATTCAATCAGCGTGCAGCAGTTCATCGATACTGTCGTTCCGATTTCCG tgagTCTTCCCAGTAGAATCTCAGGATTTACTGTTTACGACCCGACTGCGAGTGCGGCTATTGGCACAGATGATGACCTCTTGCTTGGATTTAGTGGCGATCCGGGTGGTACCGGTTTATCAATCAAG ctGATGCTTGGGAAAGAGTCTGGTTCATGGAAATTTGCTGTTGGTGCCTTCTATGGTCCCGCTACAAAGCCCAGCGACGTCGACAGCGCACTGAGTTTCATAGATAGCAGTCCAACCAGTTCGTTGGCTCTCATCTACTCAACCGGCGACTTTCAACTCTCACCGTTCGACTGGAACGGCGTCACCGAATTACCAACCGGTCTGGAGCTGTTGGCTCTGATGAGAGCACAAGATTTAGGAGGCTTTATCG GCAAGTGGATGAAGGATTTGGGCATTGACATTCTGTTTGTTCGCGGAATCATACCCGAACATATCTCCGGGCTCATAATTCAAGCAGGAATAGAGGGACACATCAAACTGTTGAATGACGTGTATCTACAGTCACTGTATATTGAGGTACAAATCACACCGCCGACGTTTTGGCTGGTTGGAACGGTTCAG ATAAAGATTCATGACGACACTCTGTATCTCACTGGTGGTATTGGTGTGGGAGTGGCAGGTCTTACGTTCTATTTCCGTATGACGGGAATATGGCACAACCCGCTTGGCTTGAGGAATGTTGCAATTT CAAACGTTGCTCTGGAGCTCGGCTTGACTCCAGCTGGCATCCCATTTTCAATCGGTTTCGAAGGAACTCTTCAA ATAAAAGATCTGACCGGGTCAGCAGCCGTCTACTACAATGTTGAAAAGCCAGAGGAAATTCTCCTCAGCTTCAGCATGAATCATCTAACCATTGGAGATATCATCGGTCTTTTCCTGGGGAAGACAAGCTTGCCCAAAGAGATAGCAGACTGTGGGTTTCCCCAAGGGTTTAGTGCCTATTTCTGCACTGGTGATGTGAGGTTTGCTGGAAAAACGTTCACGCCAGGAATTTCGTTCAATGGCACGTTTGAAGTTCCTTTCTTGGGAATTAAGGCTGCAGCTGAAGTGCAAGTTG ACATACCAAGATTGTTTTACGCACATCTGTCTCTGGATAAGATTGATTGGGGATTCTTGTTGATTCAGAGAAGTTTCAGTGGTGAGGGAGCGACTGTTGGACCACTGCTGTTGATTGACATAAG ACCATTTAATGGTAAGTTCCTGGTGTATGCGGAAGCTGCTATCAAAGTGTTGGGAATAAGTGCGTATGGTCGAATCAATATGACAATTTCTTCACTTTCATTCGAGATCACTGGTAACCTGTGGAATGTCTTTGAG GCACACTTGGAGCTCGAGGCCGGTTGGCCATCAAATAAACAAGTGACCGTTGGCGATCCATGCGAGACGGACAAGCCCGAGTCAGAGCACCAGGAACCATCACTGGGTGCACAAGGCGTTTCAGCGGCATCAACAGATGT ACCTTCAGTTCCAAAGGAAACCATATCGGATCGAGAGTGGCAAGCTCACTTAGATTCTACACTCGTGTCTCATGTAGATTGCCACGATGTGACCAATGCAAACTACAGTCACGTTTCAACAGTTCGTTCACGTCTGGGTCAAAGTGCAAACATATCAGTGCCTTCTCTGAAATTCGTGGATGGTGATGAAAAGCTGTATCTTCACTCAGGAATACACGACTCGCGTCACGTCAGATCTGCCCTGTATGCTCCAG TTCTATCTGCATCTGCAAAGCATCGCAGGCTCCTCCTACGCAGACGGTGGCTCCGCGTCTCCACCAAGTCTGGCTCTTTCACTGCATTCAGTCAGAGTACGCGGGTCACTCGAGATCTTGACATTTACTATCCACGATCGAAGCGCTCAGACACATGCGGCGGTGACAAGTACCACGCGGGCACACCCGCTTCAGATCAGCCCGGTTTTCGAGTGAGCGGCTACTTCAAGAACGATCTCTTTAAGAGGATACGCGAGGTCGCCACAAAGATAATCGACGACGCCGTGAACTTTGTGAGCAACGGATTGAAACACGCACAAGAGGGAGTCCAGAGCGCGATTGAATCCGTGAAGAGCTTGGACAACAGCATTAAGTATCACCAGGATCAGATCTGGTGCTGGAAGAAATATTGTTCGAATGCGAAGTGGCCGTCGAAGATATGGAAGTGCGCTTCGGCTGGGCTACACATTGCGTTTCATGGGCTCGCGATCGCTGGTATTGAATTGGCAAAGGTGATTGCTATCGGAGTGCTCGAAGTTGCGAATGCGATTTTGGCCGGATTGGATTTTGCATTCAAG GTAACAGGAGAGATTCTGAAAGCGATTATTAATGGAGTTTTTGGATTGATTGATATTCGAAAAGGAGAGTTTGAATTTGCCCTGACATCAAACGTTAAACGTTTCTATGTG GAATTTGAGATCCATTTCATCAGCTGGACACTCAATCCTCGATTGGAAATCAATTTCAACAGTATCTGGGATGCAGTGAAGTCTATTGGTTCTAGCATAGGAAACATCATCAAATCCTTGATAGTTGAAATGTAA